Below is a window of Dietzia timorensis DNA.
TCACCGCGGCGAATGCCTCCCGCGCCTCCTCGGCAGAGGTGAACCCGGTGCGCAGGTGATCGATGAGCAGGAACACCGCGTCCCATCTCTTGTAGATCCATGCGCGATCGAGAATGTCGTCGTCGTACTCCGGACGAATCCCGTCGACACTTGTGGCTTTCGTGCGGGCGAGAACCACGTCGGCGAGCGTGGGATCGAGATCGACAAGATGTGCGAAGTCGATCGCTGGATCGCCTCTGTTCATATCGGAGAAATCGATGACTCCGAGGTGATCTCCGTCCCACAACGCATGGGCATCGTAGAGGTCACTGTGCACCAGTCGTGGTGAGAACGGAGTCTTCAGCACGGCGCTCACGTCGCGGATGATCTCTTCGATGATGTCCTTGTCCGAATCCGAGAGTTCGCCCGGAATCACCTTGGGGGCCGTTTCGGCGACTTTTGCTGCCTTGGCCGGTAAGGCCCTCGGCGAGGAGATATTGAGTCGAGTGTGCCCCAGACCTTCCCCGCGAACCGCCTCGGTGAGTTCCCGATGTTCTGTGGGCAGCCACCATGACTCCACGGTGTTGAACGGCGCCGAATCGACGTCGCGCGTATGCATCGCGGCAAATAGCTCGGCGAACTCGTCGACGACTTTCTCCTGCTGAGCCGAAGCCATCGTGTCCCACGCGGCAGCGGTGATCGGCGATCCCTCTACAAAAGTCTGGGCACCTATCGTGCCATCGGTGGTGCGAAGGACCGGCCGGGGAATGCGTACCCCGCTCCCCTGTCGCGCCAGCACCGCTCGGAGCTCTTCCAGAACCTCAGCCTCGGCGTGGGACTGGGCGCGGTAGTCCGACGTCAGCGGCGCACGAACGACGAGATCCCCCAGGAAGGCCCCGGCATCGCCTGTTCCCGCGCTCGTATCGATCACGTCGCGGAGCACGATCACGGCATGGTCCATTCCCGGTGTCGGGACGCTGGTATCCGCGAAGCGCAGGTGCGGCCACGTGTGTGCAATTAGTCGTTCGGCGAGCCGCGTACGGTCGCCGAGACCGGGCACAGCCATCAGAGGACGGTGAGACCGCGTGGCGCGTTGTTGAGCTCGCGGACTCCGTCCGAGGTGACGACGACGATATCCTCGAGCCGCGCACCCCAGGAGCCGCGCAAATAGATACCCGGCTCGATGGAGAACGCCATCCCCTCAGCGAGGACGGTGTCCGAATCCGAAGAAATGTAGGGGCTTTCGTGGACGGACAGCCCGATCCCGTGCCCGGTCCGATGAATGAATCGTTCGCCCAGTCCCACGGATTCGAGATGGCGGCGTCCCGCGGCGTCGATCTCGTTCGCGCTGATCCCGGGGCGAACGGCAGCTCTCGACCTGGCCTGCGCCTCCTCGAGCTCGGCGTACTCGCGCGCGACCTGTTCCGAGGGCTCGCCCATCGAGTAGGTACGCGTCGAATCCGAGTTGTAGCCACTGGGAAGCGGACCCCCGATGTCGACGACGACAATGTCACCGGATTCGATCCGGCGGTCGGATACGTCGTGATGTGGGTCGGCGCCATTGGGCCCGGAACCGACGATGATGAATTCGGCGTGCGTATGTCCCTCTTCGACGATCGCAGCGTCGATGAGTTCGGCTACCTCGCGCTCGGTGCGGCCCACCTGCAGGAACTCGGCCATCCGGCGATGCACTCGATCGATGGCCTCACCTGCAGCGGCGAGATCGGCGATTTCTTCTTCGGACTTGACCGCGCGAAGCGTGTCGAGAACTGGGGTGAGGAGACGGACCCGCGCCCCCAGTGAATCCTGCAGCGGCACCACGTGCCGCGCCGGCGCGTCGTCGCTCACGGCGACGGCCGATGCATTTCCGTCGAGCGTGCCTCCGACGCTGAGCGCCATCGCGATCGCGTCCTCGCCGTCCTGCCACGTGCGCACTGCAGCGCCTGCCGCCCCCGCGAGCTCGTGAACCGCGGCCGTGGCCTCGAGATCCGGGAGGACGAGAGTGGGCGTGCCCTGTGCCGGCACCACCAACGTCGTCAGACGTTCGTGACTATGGAGTTCCTCGCCGAGCAGATACTTCAAGTCCGACCCCGGGAACGCGAACGCCACATCCACACCGGACGCGGCAAGCTCGGAGGCAAGTCTCGCCGTACGTGCGGAAGTGGGGCGTGCGAACTCGTGCGAAACTGAAGGAGTCATGTCCCAAGACTAACCCTGATGGCGAAAGGCCTTCTCAGATGAGCACCCCACACCGCACGTCGCTCCTGGCACTCGATACCGCAGGGATCTACTTCCGCGCCTTCCACGCCATTCCGGACAAGATCACCGATTCCGAGGGTAGGCCCATGAACGCCGTGCGCGGCTTCTGCGATATGACCGCCGAGTTCCTCCGCGAGTATTCGCCGGAGGGGCTCATTGCGGCGCGAGACGAGAACTGGCGTCCGAATTGGCGGGTGGCACTCGTCCCCGAATACAAGGCCGCGCGCGTCGCCGAGAGTGGAGGCGAAGACGCGCCCGAGGCGCTTCACTACCAGGTACCCATCATCTGGGAGCTACTCCAGGCACTCGGCGTCTGCACCGCTCATATTCCCGACGGCGAGGCCGACGACGTTCTCGCCGCACTCCCCTTCTCCGGCGAGTCCGAGGGCAACACCGTCATTGTCACCGGCGACAGGGACCTGCTCCAGATCGCCCGCGAGGACAGGAAAGTCCTCTATATCGGTGCCGGAATGCGCAAGCGGGTGCTCTACGGCCCGGCCGATGTGGGCGAACGCGTGGGCTTCCCGGAGGGCACCGACCCTAGGCGGTACGCAGACTACGCCGTGCTGGTCGGCGATCCCTCCGACGGACTCCCAGGAGTCTCCGGTATCGGAGCGAAATCCGCGGCAACGCTCGTCGCGACGCACGGCGATATCGAAGGGATCCTCGCCGCAGCCGAAGATGAATCGGTGAAGATGCCCGCGCGCCAGCGGGAGAACCTCCTCGCGTCCGCCGACTATGTGCGTGCCGCAAGGCGAATCGTCGCTCTCGGTGAGTCCCCGCACGCCCCCGAGTGTGACGGCGCACGTAGCGGTGCGCTCGGTGCGACCGAACCTGCTGTGCTCGACGAACTCATCGCGCGCACCGGGCAAGAACGCGCGATCCGGAACCTCGAAAGACGCTTGGCAGAGCTACGGTGATTCGACGACGCGAATGCTGCCGCCGGAAACGAGCAACGCTTCGTCGTCATCGAGATAGAGCAAGGGCAACCGGGACCCGTATTCGCGATCGATGCGCTCGAAAATCGACCGTGGGTAGTGGGTGAGCTTTCCGTCGGCATGGGGAACGACGACCTGCTGAATCATCCCCATACCCTCGTAGTTCTCGAGCGTGGGCGCCACGCGCGGATCATCGAGCAGCGTGATGGGTTCGAGGTCCGATCCCGCGACGACCGATCCGGCGCTCATCCCGATATACGGCAGCCCCGCACGGACGGCCTCCACGAGCGCGAGTCCCGCCCCGTTGTCGCGGAGCGCCGCAAGAAGTGCGAACGAATTGCCGCCCGCAACGTAGACCACGTCCAACTGGGACAGCGTCCGCGCGAAATTCGCTGCCGAAGTAGCGTCGGCCGCCAGAATTCGGGTCGCCTTGAACCCCAGCGCCTCCAGGCGATCGAGCTGCCACTGCCCTTCCGGGTCCTCTGCCTCAGCGGCGGCAGCATCCCAGATGAAGCCGAGGTGCAGGCCTTCTGACGCTCTTCCCGTCGCGCCTTCGACGAAGCCTGGTACGGCGCCTATCCCGAGGGACGTCAAGAGCAACTTCATATCCGCGATGGTATGTCAGAGTGGGACTGTAGCGTCTCCGACATGGGCAGAATTTTCTTTGACACCGCCACCTCGATGAATGGCTTCATCGCCGACGCCGATCATTCTCTGCAGTGGTTGTTCGACGTTCCGCAAGAACCCTCCGGCCCGTCCGAGAAGGACGAGTGGGCCGACAGTCCGATGGCAGAGGCCGCGGCCATCGTCATGGGATCGACCACCTACGAATGGCTACTCGCGCACGAGAACATTCGGGAATCTCCGGGACGATGGACAGAGCTTTTCGGAAATAAGCCGGTGCACGTGTTTTCCACGAGAACACTCTGGGTGCCGCCGGAATCTGCGGTACGCGTCGTCACCGGACATGTGTCAGACGAACTCGACAGGATGAGGGACGCAGCGGGCGACGGAGATATCTGGCTTGTCGGCGGAGGCGATCTCGTCGGCCAGTTCTTCGATGCCGGCGCCCTCGATGCGATCTACCTGACTGTGGCACCGGTCGTGCTCGCAGGCGGCGCGCCTTTGCTTCCCAGGCGTATTGAGTCCGACCGCCTCCGCCTCGTCGGTGTACGCCAGGACGGCCAGTTCGCCCGGCTGGAGTATCAGGTTGTGGGCGCCTAGCGTGCAAAAGCCCGTACCGATGGGAAACATGTCCACGTCGGTACGGGCCGTGTGTGGGTCAACGCTCTAGGCGACTGCCTTGGCGAGAGCGTTGAGCGACTCTTCGAGTGCGTCCTCCGAAAACGCGGGGAGGATCTGCTTGAGCTTCTCGTCGGTGACCTTGCGCCAGTCGTACGTCAAGGTCACCTTGGACTCGGCCGATCCCTCGGACTCGATTTCCCATACCCATTCCCAGCCAGCGGGTTCGTCTTTATTCTTTTCCTGGGCCGGTTGCCAGCTGACGAGTTTGTTCTCGATGACACCGGTGACGTGGTTGAACATCTTGTACTCGCCGCCCATTTTCTCGGCGTACATGTTCATCACGAAGACGTCGCCGACCGCAGAGATCCGTTCGGTGTCCTCCGCGGATCGGACGGTCCCCGACCCATCGATCTCGTTGTGCCGGGCCGGTAGCGACAGGACGTCGAAGATCTTGTCGGCCGGCGCGTCGATCGTGCGGGATACGGTGATGCTTTCGCTGTTTTCCGTCATGACCCCACTGTGCCACTGCCGGTGTGCTCGTGCAGGTGCCCCTGGGCAGAGACGGTTTTCAGGTGTTTAGGTGATTTTCTCGTCGACGACGCCGCGGCGGATCATGTCGGCGGCGTTCCGGGCTCTCTTCGCGGTCTGATCGTCGGCGATCTTGGCGACCTGAATCAGTCCGTCGAGCACAAGCCTTGCCGAGCGCACGAAGTCGCCCGCCGTAAGGTCCACACCTTCTTGCCAGCTGGCCGCGAGCACCTCCGACAGCGAACCTCCCGATACCCAATGGTGGATCACGGGGGCCAGTGCGAGATCGATATCGCTCGTCTGCGGAAGCTGGCGTTTGCGCTCGGCTGCGGAAATCTTGTTCGCCGAGGCCTCGGTCGCGGCCAGGGCCTCCTGCAGCTTCGGAGAGCTCGGCGGCCGGACGGTTTGTTGGCGCCGCCCATGTGCCACCACTGCGGCGACGCACGCGGCGAGTTCGGCTGAATCGAGGCCCGCCCACGCGCCGCCGCGAACCACTTCGGTGATGAGCAGTTCCTGTTCCGAGTGCACCCGTGCGAGCAAGGCGCCTTCCTCGGTCGCGACGATCTGTCCGCCCCGGCCTTGCTCGAGGTAGCCGAACTCACGAAGAAGATTGACGATTCGCCGGAAGCGCCGGGCGAGCGATGCCTGGTCGTCTTCGATGCGCCTGGTCAGTGTCTGCTCTCGTGCGGCGACCTCGTTCCACGCGTGCCACGCCTTTGCCCAGAGCTCGAGTTTTTCGTTTCCATGCAGATGGTGAGCGGCAAGTTCTCGCCGCGCCGCGCCGATCCGGGGATCCGAGGGACGGTTCTCCTTCTTTCGGAGTTTCTTCGCGCGCGCCCGAGCTTTCGGCGCAAGCCGATCCATCTGTCCGACGAGTCGCTTACGGTTTCCTCCGGTCGTCGCGCGACGCCCCG
It encodes the following:
- a CDS encoding phosphotransferase family protein, producing MAVPGLGDRTRLAERLIAHTWPHLRFADTSVPTPGMDHAVIVLRDVIDTSAGTGDAGAFLGDLVVRAPLTSDYRAQSHAEAEVLEELRAVLARQGSGVRIPRPVLRTTDGTIGAQTFVEGSPITAAAWDTMASAQQEKVVDEFAELFAAMHTRDVDSAPFNTVESWWLPTEHRELTEAVRGEGLGHTRLNISSPRALPAKAAKVAETAPKVIPGELSDSDKDIIEEIIRDVSAVLKTPFSPRLVHSDLYDAHALWDGDHLGVIDFSDMNRGDPAIDFAHLVDLDPTLADVVLARTKATSVDGIRPEYDDDILDRAWIYKRWDAVFLLIDHLRTGFTSAEEAREAFAAVRNPRRPGAV
- a CDS encoding M24 family metallopeptidase; translation: MTPSVSHEFARPTSARTARLASELAASGVDVAFAFPGSDLKYLLGEELHSHERLTTLVVPAQGTPTLVLPDLEATAAVHELAGAAGAAVRTWQDGEDAIAMALSVGGTLDGNASAVAVSDDAPARHVVPLQDSLGARVRLLTPVLDTLRAVKSEEEIADLAAAGEAIDRVHRRMAEFLQVGRTEREVAELIDAAIVEEGHTHAEFIIVGSGPNGADPHHDVSDRRIESGDIVVVDIGGPLPSGYNSDSTRTYSMGEPSEQVAREYAELEEAQARSRAAVRPGISANEIDAAGRRHLESVGLGERFIHRTGHGIGLSVHESPYISSDSDTVLAEGMAFSIEPGIYLRGSWGARLEDIVVVTSDGVRELNNAPRGLTVL
- a CDS encoding 5'-3' exonuclease, which produces MSTPHRTSLLALDTAGIYFRAFHAIPDKITDSEGRPMNAVRGFCDMTAEFLREYSPEGLIAARDENWRPNWRVALVPEYKAARVAESGGEDAPEALHYQVPIIWELLQALGVCTAHIPDGEADDVLAALPFSGESEGNTVIVTGDRDLLQIAREDRKVLYIGAGMRKRVLYGPADVGERVGFPEGTDPRRYADYAVLVGDPSDGLPGVSGIGAKSAATLVATHGDIEGILAAAEDESVKMPARQRENLLASADYVRAARRIVALGESPHAPECDGARSGALGATEPAVLDELIARTGQERAIRNLERRLAELR
- a CDS encoding Type 1 glutamine amidotransferase-like domain-containing protein; this encodes MKLLLTSLGIGAVPGFVEGATGRASEGLHLGFIWDAAAAEAEDPEGQWQLDRLEALGFKATRILAADATSAANFARTLSQLDVVYVAGGNSFALLAALRDNGAGLALVEAVRAGLPYIGMSAGSVVAGSDLEPITLLDDPRVAPTLENYEGMGMIQQVVVPHADGKLTHYPRSIFERIDREYGSRLPLLYLDDDEALLVSGGSIRVVESP
- a CDS encoding dihydrofolate reductase family protein translates to MGRIFFDTATSMNGFIADADHSLQWLFDVPQEPSGPSEKDEWADSPMAEAAAIVMGSTTYEWLLAHENIRESPGRWTELFGNKPVHVFSTRTLWVPPESAVRVVTGHVSDELDRMRDAAGDGDIWLVGGGDLVGQFFDAGALDAIYLTVAPVVLAGGAPLLPRRIESDRLRLVGVRQDGQFARLEYQVVGA
- a CDS encoding SRPBCC family protein, with the translated sequence MTENSESITVSRTIDAPADKIFDVLSLPARHNEIDGSGTVRSAEDTERISAVGDVFVMNMYAEKMGGEYKMFNHVTGVIENKLVSWQPAQEKNKDEPAGWEWVWEIESEGSAESKVTLTYDWRKVTDEKLKQILPAFSEDALEESLNALAKAVA